The Ferrimonas balearica DSM 9799 genome includes the window AACACCATGACCGATACCGTTATGGACGTTGAGGGCGTACACAACAAGTTTGGTGTGGGCCCGGAGCTGATCATCGATCTGCTGGCGATGATGGGGGATAAGGTCGACAACATTCCCGGCCTGCCGGGTGTCGGTGAGAAAACCGCGCTGGCCATGCTGCAGGGGATCGGCAGCCTGGAAGCGATCTACCAGGATGTCGACGCCGTGGCCGCTCTGGGCTTCCGTGGCGCCAAAACCATGCCGAAGAAGCTGGCCGAACACAAAGAGGCGGCCTTCCTCTCTTACACCCTGGCCACCATCAAGACCGATGTGGAGCTGGATCAGAAACCCTCGGAACTTCTGATTGGTGAGGCCGACCGTGACGCGTTGGCCAAGTTGTATGGCGATCTCGAGTTCCGTCGCTGGCTCAACGAAGTGCTGGATGGCGGCGCCATCCTGCCCGCCGGCAATGGCGATAATGGCGCCAGCGCCAAAGCCCCGGCCCAGAATGGTACGGAGCACGAGCTGATCCTGACCGAATCTCAGTTAGATACCTGGATCGAGAAGCTGAGCCAGGCCGAACTGTTTGCCATCGACACCGAAACCACCAGCATCGATTACATGGCCGCCGAACTGGTGGGCCTCTCCTTTGCCGTGGAAGCCGGAAAAGGCGCCTACCTGCCGGTCGCACACGATTACGAAGGGGCACCGGTTCAGCTGGACCGCGACACGGTCCTGGCCAAACTCAAACCGCTGCTGGAAGACACTGCGCCGCGCAAAGTGGGCCAGAACCTCAAGTACGATATGTCTGTGCTGGCCAAGTACGGCATCGCCCTGAACGGCATCGCCTTTGACACCATGCTGGAGTCCTACTGCTTTAACTCCACCGCCGGCCGCCACAATATGGATGATATGGCGCTCAAGTATCTGGGCCATAAAACCATCCACTTTGAGGACATTGCCGGTAAGGGCGCCAAGCAGAAGACCTTTAACCAGATCCCGCTGGAGGAGGCCGCTCCCTACGCGGCGGAAGACGCGGACATCACCCTGCGTCTGCACCAGCACCTGTGGCCACGCCTGCAGGAGCTGGCGGGACCGACCCGGGTATTTGAACAGCTGGAGCGCCCGCTGGTGCCGATCATGTCCGCCATGGAGCGTCACGGCGTACTGATCGACACCGATCAGCTGCACCAGCAAAGCAGCGAGATCGCCACCACCCTCGACAGCCTGGAACAACAGGCCCACGAGATCGCCGGCGAGGTGTTTAACCTGGGTTCCACCAAGCAGCTGCAAGCGATCTTCTTCGACAAGCTGGGCTACCCGGTCCTGAAGAAAACCCCTAAAGGGGCGCCCTCCACCGCCGAAGAGGTGCTGCAGGAGCTGGCACTGGATTACCCGCTGCCCAAGATCATCCTTGAGCACCGCAGCCTGGCCAAGCTGAAGAACACCTACACCGACAAGCTGCCGCAACTGGTTAAGCCGTCCGGTCGGGTGCACACCAGCTACCACCAGGCGGTGACCGCCACCGGTCGTCTCTCCAGCTCCGATCCGAACCTGCAGAACATCCCGATCCGTACCGCCGAGGGACGTCGCATTCGACAGGCTTTTATCGCGCCTGAAGGCTATAAGCTGCTGGCGATCGACTACTCCCAGATCGAACTGCGGATCATGGCGCACCTGTCGCAGGACAAGGGTCTGCTGGAGGCCTTTGCCGCCGGCAAGGACATTCACAAAGCCACCGCCGCCGAAGTGTTTGGCGTGGATTTTGACAGCGTGACCACTGAGCAGCGTCGCCGCGCCAAGGCGGTCAACTTTGGCCTGATCTATGGCATGTCGGCGTTTGGCCTGGCCAAGCAGCTGGATATCGGCCGTGCCGAGGCACAGGAGTACATCGACCGTTACTTCCACCGCTACCCGGGCGTACTGGAGTATATGGATCGCACCCGTGCCCAGGCCCACGATAAAGAGTATGTGGAAACCCTGATGGGCCGTCGCCTGCACCTGCCGGAGATCAACGCCCGCAACAAGATGCGCCAGCAGGCGGCAGAACGTACCGCCATTAACGCGCCGATGCAGGGCACCGCCGCCGACATCATCAAGAAGGCGATGCTGCTGGTGGCCGACTACCTCAGCCAGCAGGCGGAGGACGAAATCCACCTGATCATGCAGGTGCACGATGAACTGGTGTTTGAAGTGCGTGAAGGCGTGGCGGAACAGCACAAAGACGCCCTCTGTGAGCTCATGAGCCAGGCTGCCGAACTCGACGTGCCGCTGCTGGCAGAGGGGGGGCTGGGAGACAACTGGGATCAGGCCCACTGATCGAGTGAACCACTGCGGACGCACAACCCCGTGCGTCCGCGTGAATTTCATCACAAAAAATCGAATTCACCAGCGGCAGGGCTTTGACCTTGCCGCCGCTTTGGGTATCCTGTCTCGGTAGGGTACAGAGGTAAGATGTTCTATCTTTCAGACCTATTTATGATCGCCTTTTATGGTGATCGCCAAAATTTGGCACCCCGGCGACACTGTCGTCGGGGTTTTTTTGTGCCTGAATTTGGGCAAAGGGCCGCCAAAAAGTTAGAGCAAATACTTTAAATCGGGATTTGGGTAGGTTACATTGTCACCACTAGGCCTTCCCAAGTGACGGTTTAGTCTTGTTATCGTTGAAAAGCTTCTCCCCATAAAAGCTTTTATTACGCCGGCGACCACCTTTGGTCACCGGCTTTTTTCTTATTCGGGCTGGTCAATCTGGTTGGCCATATCGTCACGATGCAGCCACTCGTTCAGCACCTTCAGCGCCGGCTCTCGGCCAGTGCCCTTCAGTGACGAGAACAGTTGCACCACCACTTCGCCTTCCAGCTCCGCCAACTCCGCCTTTACATGGCGCAGAGTCTTGTTCTTTTCCGCCTGCTTCAGCTTGTCAGCCTTAGTCAGCAGCACCAGTACCGGCATACCGGCCGCCACACCCCAGCGGATCATATTGTGGTCCAGATCCTTGAGCGGATGACGCACATCCATCAGCACCACCAGCCCTTTCAGACAGCGACGATGCTCCAGGTATTCAGCCAGTGCCTGTTGCCACTTGATCTTCATCTCCAGCGGCACTTTGGCAAAACCGTAGCCGGGCAGATCCACCAGGCGCTTGTCCTCCGTTAAAGAGAACACGTTGATCAGCTGGGTACGGCCAGGACGCTTACTGGTGTGCGCCAGACCATTGTGATCGGTCAGGGTATTCAGGGCACTGGATTTACCAGCGTTGGAACGGCCTGCAAAGGCGATCTCCACCCCTTCATCGGGCGGCAGATGATGGATATCCGGGGCGCTGGTAACAAAGCGGGCCAGACGGAAATCGACTTGGAATTCGGTCACGGGGGTCTCCAATCAGGTCAGCAGAGCAGCGGGCCGGGATCACAAAACGACCCCGAGCTTAGACCTGGCTCAGATTTCGTGTAAAATGCCGCTGCGTGCTCCCCACAGTGTAACAGGGGACCCATGCCGCAGGGAAAGAAACGCCACCGATATAATAAGTTGGAACACCATGAAAAAGTTTGCTGTTGTCTTTGCTGTGCTGTCCATGTTCTCCACCCTGGCCCAGGCTGAGGGCAACCCTGAAGCGGGCAAGGCGAAAGCCGTGACCTGCATCGCCTGCCACGGAGCGGATGGCAACAGCCCCATTGAGATGTATCCGAAAATCGCCGGCCAACACACCGGCTACCTGGTTAAGCAGTTGAAGGAGTTCCGTCAGGCTGCCAAAACCGGTGGTCAGGAAGG containing:
- the polA gene encoding DNA polymerase I; this encodes MSHSAQAPLILVDGSSYLYRAYHAPPHLTNSRGEPTGAVYGVVNMLRSLLKQYGPSHMAVVFDAKGKTFRDEIYAEYKAHRPPMPDDLRCQIEPLHAIIRALGLPLICISGVEADDVIGTLAQQAEAEGHDVLISTGDKDMAQLVTDKITLINTMTDTVMDVEGVHNKFGVGPELIIDLLAMMGDKVDNIPGLPGVGEKTALAMLQGIGSLEAIYQDVDAVAALGFRGAKTMPKKLAEHKEAAFLSYTLATIKTDVELDQKPSELLIGEADRDALAKLYGDLEFRRWLNEVLDGGAILPAGNGDNGASAKAPAQNGTEHELILTESQLDTWIEKLSQAELFAIDTETTSIDYMAAELVGLSFAVEAGKGAYLPVAHDYEGAPVQLDRDTVLAKLKPLLEDTAPRKVGQNLKYDMSVLAKYGIALNGIAFDTMLESYCFNSTAGRHNMDDMALKYLGHKTIHFEDIAGKGAKQKTFNQIPLEEAAPYAAEDADITLRLHQHLWPRLQELAGPTRVFEQLERPLVPIMSAMERHGVLIDTDQLHQQSSEIATTLDSLEQQAHEIAGEVFNLGSTKQLQAIFFDKLGYPVLKKTPKGAPSTAEEVLQELALDYPLPKIILEHRSLAKLKNTYTDKLPQLVKPSGRVHTSYHQAVTATGRLSSSDPNLQNIPIRTAEGRRIRQAFIAPEGYKLLAIDYSQIELRIMAHLSQDKGLLEAFAAGKDIHKATAAEVFGVDFDSVTTEQRRRAKAVNFGLIYGMSAFGLAKQLDIGRAEAQEYIDRYFHRYPGVLEYMDRTRAQAHDKEYVETLMGRRLHLPEINARNKMRQQAAERTAINAPMQGTAADIIKKAMLLVADYLSQQAEDEIHLIMQVHDELVFEVREGVAEQHKDALCELMSQAAELDVPLLAEGGLGDNWDQAH
- the yihA gene encoding ribosome biogenesis GTP-binding protein YihA/YsxC; the protein is MTEFQVDFRLARFVTSAPDIHHLPPDEGVEIAFAGRSNAGKSSALNTLTDHNGLAHTSKRPGRTQLINVFSLTEDKRLVDLPGYGFAKVPLEMKIKWQQALAEYLEHRRCLKGLVVLMDVRHPLKDLDHNMIRWGVAAGMPVLVLLTKADKLKQAEKNKTLRHVKAELAELEGEVVVQLFSSLKGTGREPALKVLNEWLHRDDMANQIDQPE